From the genome of Desulfovibrio inopinatus DSM 10711, one region includes:
- a CDS encoding efflux RND transporter periplasmic adaptor subunit translates to MKTLKILVFVSLCLAATARAGYGQDAPAAQAPAAQAPVAQAVPETARPREIIFSGKLYSPHKQTVNLNYTAYVKSIKGNIGTKVKKDDTLVTFEIPLDTRMAELQNVSLVNTKNLEYQIEEAENQIENYLIKQRELEVLLRKQLTSPQSLEQNKRVIDSLRKKIAMLKESYALERSLSKDRLEIAQGKYGSNVSHTHVPENGFVKSPMDGYILWMNADLKDDMVLASGTKLYEIGAMDPLVLRAEVHEIEAQKLTVGDKATVTFDSVPGRTFGATVTTIPWAPLPSALQQPSYYQIELTLPNTDLRLKEGLKGQVTIIPGQQG, encoded by the coding sequence ATGAAAACGCTTAAAATTCTCGTTTTCGTCAGCTTATGCCTTGCCGCTACCGCCCGTGCTGGTTACGGCCAAGACGCTCCTGCAGCACAAGCGCCTGCTGCACAAGCTCCTGTAGCGCAAGCAGTGCCCGAAACTGCCCGGCCTCGTGAAATTATTTTTTCAGGTAAGCTGTATAGCCCCCATAAACAAACGGTAAATCTCAATTACACCGCATATGTGAAAAGCATAAAGGGAAACATCGGAACCAAAGTGAAGAAGGACGACACCCTTGTCACGTTTGAAATTCCGCTTGATACCCGCATGGCTGAATTGCAAAATGTTTCTTTGGTCAATACCAAGAATCTTGAATATCAGATTGAAGAAGCGGAAAATCAAATTGAGAATTACCTTATCAAACAGCGTGAACTTGAAGTGCTGTTGAGAAAACAGCTCACCTCACCGCAGAGCCTTGAACAGAATAAGCGAGTGATTGATTCTCTTCGCAAAAAAATAGCCATGTTGAAAGAATCCTATGCGCTTGAACGAAGCTTGTCCAAAGACAGACTCGAAATTGCGCAGGGAAAATACGGCAGCAACGTTTCTCACACGCACGTACCTGAGAATGGATTCGTCAAGTCTCCTATGGATGGCTACATCTTATGGATGAACGCAGACCTCAAAGACGACATGGTTTTGGCGAGTGGGACCAAGCTCTATGAAATCGGTGCGATGGACCCACTTGTTCTGCGTGCAGAAGTTCATGAAATCGAAGCACAGAAATTGACAGTCGGGGATAAAGCTACCGTGACGTTTGATTCTGTTCCCGGCAGAACGTTTGGTGCTACGGTTACCACGATCCCATGGGCGCCGTTGCCGTCGGCTTTGCAACAACCGTCATATTATCAGATTGAACTCACCTTGCCCAATACGGACCTCCGTTTGAAAGAAGGCCTTAAAGGACAAGTGACCATCATCCCAGGACAACAAGGATAA
- a CDS encoding ABC transporter permease yields the protein MRKRRRYVGVMAAIALGTAGMIIIITMGRDLKSNFNNDLDLLGGATIMNARFERINHQPQEWFQQYTMEAISRIPGVMDTTRVVFKPQAVTTWHDQVFGFNILGVEADYWHVFSFTAEVGRLFTAEEVREGRRVVVLGQDIARRIFGGNEQAIGQLINIDNNLYEVIGVLGGVRALDKSLFAFLPLPTAQARIQQISTPYSAYIRCETWDDVEPIAKALPNVIKTYQADRGLQVIVAWEPLKQVQRVFWWVSLFIYASIGATLVLSGFGIWNIMMAAVTSRTREIGLKKAMGAEDNDILLQFLFEALFVTVGASVFGIILGRAGVEYMSRLLGAHPPEGLFWLCLAFGLGFAALLGIGSGLYPSIRASRMQVVEAMRYE from the coding sequence ATGCGAAAAAGACGCCGTTATGTCGGTGTTATGGCGGCCATTGCCCTTGGTACCGCCGGTATGATCATCATTATCACCATGGGGCGCGACCTCAAATCGAATTTTAACAACGATCTCGATTTGCTCGGTGGCGCAACCATCATGAACGCCCGTTTTGAACGAATTAACCACCAACCACAGGAATGGTTCCAGCAATATACGATGGAGGCCATTTCTCGTATCCCTGGGGTTATGGATACCACTCGGGTCGTCTTTAAGCCTCAAGCGGTGACAACGTGGCATGACCAGGTTTTTGGCTTCAATATTCTTGGTGTTGAAGCCGATTATTGGCATGTCTTTAGTTTTACGGCAGAAGTGGGACGGTTGTTCACGGCCGAAGAAGTTCGCGAGGGGCGTCGCGTTGTCGTTCTCGGGCAGGATATTGCTCGGCGAATATTTGGTGGAAATGAGCAAGCCATAGGGCAACTGATTAATATTGATAATAATTTGTATGAAGTTATTGGTGTGTTAGGTGGGGTTCGCGCTCTGGATAAGAGTCTCTTTGCATTTTTGCCACTTCCAACGGCACAGGCTCGTATCCAGCAAATATCCACCCCGTATAGTGCGTATATTCGGTGTGAAACGTGGGATGATGTCGAGCCCATTGCCAAAGCTCTTCCCAATGTCATTAAAACTTACCAAGCCGATCGAGGATTGCAGGTTATCGTTGCCTGGGAGCCTTTGAAACAGGTTCAGCGTGTTTTTTGGTGGGTGTCGTTGTTTATTTACGCATCCATTGGGGCAACGCTGGTTCTGTCTGGTTTTGGTATTTGGAACATTATGATGGCTGCGGTCACAAGCCGGACGCGCGAGATCGGCTTGAAAAAAGCCATGGGTGCAGAAGATAACGATATCTTGCTTCAATTTTTATTTGAAGCTCTCTTTGTGACTGTCGGTGCTTCCGTTTTTGGTATTATTCTGGGACGGGCCGGTGTGGAATATATGAGTCGACTCTTGGGGGCTCATCCTCCAGAGGGTTTGTTCTGGCTGTGTCTTGCCTTCGGGCTCGGATTTGCCGCTTTGCTCGGCATCGGTTCAGGACTGTATCCGTCCATCCGCGCCAGCCGTATGCAGGTCGTGGAGGCTATGCGTTATGAGTAG
- the asnB gene encoding asparagine synthase (glutamine-hydrolyzing) — protein MCGICGFVGSIDRDALNAMNAALARRGPDGEGVFIDTQTGVHLGHRRLAILDIAGGHQPMALADDSLIIVFNGEIYNHRELRTTLEAEGCVFQTDHSDTEVLLHGYARWGTSLPTRLNGMWAFVLYDRARHRLFASRDRFGKKPFYYSNTLQGFAFASELTALGVHPSVETDWDMLSLAKYFAYGFIPAPRSLYQGVQKLPAGSNLVYDINSQSLHIDQYYAFCLEPDESLARDGEDGLAEELSMRLRRAVACRLEADVPLGVFLSGGIDSSTIAALAVDEKGHADAVHTFAVGFADPRFDESGYAENVARFLGTTHHTQRLEVHAGLQMASEIAGFLDEPMGDSSLLPTALLCRETRKSVTVALGGDGADELFAGYAPFKALGPAMWYDRLMPPRVHQAIRLAAARLPVSHGYMTFAFKVNRFLRGMGYNWRVRNPVWLGPLAPDEVSDLLSTRYHVEELYSEAIEVFERCPSTHPMDKTLEFYTRLYLVDDILTKLDRASMMFSLEARAPFLDLDVVDFAQRLPRRFKYRHGQTKYLLRRAMAGRIPEEVLQRGKHGFALPVGQWFANGALHIDQHSAPPGCNLEILAQKCMAHKAGKSDERLFLWNIWLLQHREVL, from the coding sequence ATGTGTGGCATCTGTGGGTTTGTCGGTTCGATTGATCGGGATGCACTCAATGCCATGAACGCTGCGCTTGCACGGCGCGGCCCCGACGGGGAAGGCGTTTTCATTGATACGCAAACCGGTGTCCATCTTGGACATCGACGTTTGGCTATTCTTGATATTGCGGGTGGGCATCAGCCCATGGCGCTGGCTGACGATTCGCTTATTATTGTGTTTAACGGAGAAATCTACAACCACCGTGAACTTCGTACTACTTTGGAAGCGGAGGGTTGTGTTTTTCAGACCGACCACAGCGATACCGAAGTTTTGCTCCATGGTTATGCACGATGGGGAACATCGCTTCCGACTCGTCTTAATGGCATGTGGGCGTTTGTTTTGTATGATCGAGCCCGGCATCGGCTTTTTGCCAGCCGCGATCGTTTCGGCAAGAAGCCATTCTACTATAGCAACACCTTACAAGGGTTTGCATTTGCCTCAGAGCTGACCGCATTGGGGGTTCACCCGTCTGTAGAGACAGACTGGGATATGCTGAGCCTGGCCAAATATTTTGCGTATGGATTTATCCCGGCCCCGCGTTCGCTTTACCAGGGTGTGCAGAAGTTGCCGGCCGGCTCCAATCTTGTTTACGACATCAACTCCCAGTCCCTTCATATTGATCAATACTATGCATTTTGTCTGGAACCGGATGAGTCTTTGGCTCGTGACGGCGAAGATGGATTAGCCGAGGAATTATCCATGCGGCTCCGTCGCGCTGTTGCGTGTCGGCTCGAAGCGGATGTACCTCTTGGGGTGTTTCTTAGTGGGGGAATTGATTCATCGACCATTGCGGCGCTGGCTGTGGATGAAAAAGGGCACGCAGATGCCGTCCATACATTTGCCGTGGGCTTTGCTGATCCCCGATTTGACGAATCCGGATATGCCGAGAATGTTGCTCGATTCCTTGGTACGACGCATCATACCCAGCGATTGGAAGTTCACGCCGGGTTGCAGATGGCCTCCGAGATAGCCGGCTTTCTGGACGAACCCATGGGGGATTCTTCGCTCTTGCCAACCGCGTTGCTCTGTCGGGAAACGCGTAAATCCGTTACCGTGGCGTTAGGAGGCGATGGGGCTGATGAACTGTTTGCAGGGTATGCTCCATTCAAGGCTTTGGGGCCGGCGATGTGGTACGACCGCTTGATGCCTCCCCGCGTACACCAGGCTATACGCCTTGCTGCAGCACGACTTCCTGTATCTCATGGATATATGACCTTTGCATTCAAGGTGAACAGATTTTTGCGGGGTATGGGCTACAATTGGCGTGTTCGCAATCCTGTTTGGCTTGGTCCGCTTGCTCCGGATGAGGTCTCCGATCTGCTTTCCACGCGGTATCATGTCGAAGAACTGTATAGTGAAGCTATCGAGGTGTTTGAACGTTGTCCTTCGACACATCCAATGGACAAAACATTAGAATTCTATACCCGTCTGTATCTGGTTGACGATATCCTGACGAAATTGGACCGTGCCTCTATGATGTTTTCCTTGGAAGCTCGGGCTCCATTTCTTGACCTTGATGTTGTGGATTTTGCTCAGCGTCTTCCCCGCCGCTTTAAATATAGACATGGTCAAACCAAGTATCTTTTGCGTCGAGCTATGGCTGGGCGTATACCGGAAGAAGTCTTGCAACGCGGTAAACATGGTTTTGCTCTGCCTGTCGGCCAGTGGTTCGCCAATGGAGCATTACATATTGATCAGCATAGTGCTCCTCCGGGATGTAATTTAGAAATTCTTGCCCAAAAATGCATGGCCCATAAAGCAGGCAAATCTGATGAACGTCTTTTCCTTTGGAATATTTGGTTGTTACAGCATCGTGAAGTGCTGTAA
- a CDS encoding glycosyltransferase family 2 protein produces the protein MNSKLSIIIPLYNEEDNIEPLYEKLESVLGEIGHEYEIILINDGSEDDTKRRIDAVACRDTRVKVVHLRRNFGQTAAMMAGIDTAEGDILIPMDGDLQNDPADIPELLTKLAEGYDVCSGWRKDRKDNPLKRNFPSKVANWLISKISGVHLHDYGCSLKAYKKEIIKGVKLYGEMHRFIPIYACWQGAKVTEVGVRHHPRIHGQSKYGIERTIKVILDLMVVKFLDKYAHKPMYLFGGFGLVNIFVSFLFFMMMLGYKFFDNKSFIETPLPLAVVLFFLMGFMSIFMGLIAEILMRTYHESQNKPTYIIDRTCNCKDI, from the coding sequence ATGAATAGTAAACTATCGATTATTATTCCTCTCTATAACGAGGAAGACAATATTGAGCCTCTGTACGAGAAACTTGAATCCGTACTTGGGGAAATCGGTCACGAATACGAAATTATTCTGATCAATGACGGTTCCGAGGATGACACGAAGAGGCGTATTGATGCCGTCGCATGCCGCGATACGCGAGTGAAGGTCGTTCACTTGCGCCGGAATTTTGGACAGACTGCTGCCATGATGGCCGGCATCGACACGGCCGAGGGAGACATTCTTATCCCGATGGACGGCGACCTGCAAAACGATCCTGCCGATATCCCGGAACTCTTAACCAAACTTGCAGAAGGGTATGACGTCTGTTCGGGCTGGAGAAAAGATCGTAAGGATAACCCGCTGAAACGCAACTTTCCCAGCAAAGTGGCCAACTGGCTTATCTCAAAAATTTCCGGAGTCCATCTGCATGACTATGGATGTTCGTTGAAAGCGTATAAAAAAGAAATCATCAAAGGCGTGAAGCTCTACGGGGAGATGCATCGTTTCATTCCCATCTATGCCTGTTGGCAGGGAGCCAAGGTGACCGAAGTCGGCGTCCGTCACCATCCGCGCATCCACGGACAGTCAAAATATGGTATTGAGCGCACCATTAAAGTTATTTTGGACCTTATGGTTGTGAAGTTTCTCGACAAATATGCGCACAAACCCATGTATTTGTTCGGTGGCTTTGGATTGGTCAATATTTTTGTCTCGTTTCTCTTTTTTATGATGATGTTGGGCTACAAGTTTTTTGACAACAAGAGCTTTATTGAAACGCCGTTGCCTCTCGCTGTCGTGCTGTTTTTTCTGATGGGCTTCATGTCCATTTTCATGGGGCTTATTGCAGAAATCCTCATGCGAACCTACCACGAATCACAGAATAAACCGACCTACATTATCGACCGGACATGCAATTGTAAGGATATCTAA
- the thiM gene encoding hydroxyethylthiazole kinase has protein sequence MSHYELIWKDVVSIRERCPLVLSVTNNVVTNLTANALLAIGASPAMSHAAEDAAELAGLAQAVVLNMGTPESSYVESMNAAGMAANTAHVPIVFDPVAVGATNYRSATARHLMEKVTMTVIRGNASEIMSLAGQTAASRGVDSLYDGGEAAEAGRSLSSVLDCVVCVSGAEDIVVGKNVLRRIFGGHELMPRVTGMGCTATAIVGAFLAVNPDPFAATFHAMAVMSVAGMMAGQNVAGPASFQVRFLDSLYVLTKKDIETYLHIA, from the coding sequence ATGAGCCATTATGAATTGATTTGGAAGGATGTGGTCAGCATCCGTGAGCGGTGCCCCCTCGTTTTGAGTGTCACCAACAACGTTGTGACGAATTTAACGGCCAATGCCCTGTTGGCTATCGGGGCGTCCCCTGCCATGAGTCATGCTGCTGAAGATGCCGCCGAGTTGGCCGGTTTGGCACAAGCCGTGGTGCTCAATATGGGAACGCCTGAATCATCATATGTCGAAAGCATGAACGCCGCGGGGATGGCCGCCAATACCGCTCATGTTCCCATCGTTTTTGATCCTGTTGCTGTTGGAGCGACGAATTATCGTTCTGCAACAGCTCGTCACCTCATGGAGAAGGTGACGATGACGGTTATTCGTGGGAATGCATCGGAAATTATGAGTCTGGCCGGACAAACGGCAGCCTCACGCGGAGTGGATAGTCTCTATGATGGAGGTGAGGCTGCAGAAGCGGGACGGAGTTTATCCAGCGTGTTGGATTGTGTGGTTTGCGTGAGTGGTGCCGAAGATATCGTTGTTGGCAAGAATGTTCTGCGCCGCATTTTCGGGGGGCATGAGCTTATGCCGCGGGTGACAGGCATGGGGTGCACGGCTACTGCCATTGTGGGAGCATTTTTGGCTGTCAATCCTGATCCCTTTGCAGCAACATTTCATGCCATGGCTGTGATGAGTGTGGCAGGCATGATGGCAGGACAGAATGTCGCCGGCCCGGCTTCGTTTCAGGTGCGGTTCTTGGATAGCCTGTATGTATTAACAAAAAAGGATATTGAAACATATCTGCATATTGCCTAA
- the thiE gene encoding thiamine phosphate synthase → MKPTPDYSVYLVTDRPCCLGRDVLDVVRQAVAGGAGVVQLREKSCDTRTFVELARAIKSVCSKAGALFVINDRLDVALAVDADGVHVGQDDMPVSVVREWIGPSKIVGLSVNTIEQAIEATGLGVDYLGVGPVFPTVTKADAKTPLGPEGLADMRTRVDLPLVGIGGITVANAAEVIRAGAVGVAVVSAICSASSPAQASAQLRDAVDLGPPN, encoded by the coding sequence ATGAAGCCGACGCCCGATTATAGTGTATATCTTGTCACGGATCGACCGTGTTGTTTGGGACGAGATGTTTTGGATGTTGTGCGACAAGCTGTTGCTGGCGGAGCTGGTGTCGTTCAATTGCGGGAGAAGTCCTGCGACACTCGCACGTTTGTCGAGCTGGCCCGAGCAATCAAAAGTGTCTGTAGCAAAGCCGGTGCACTTTTTGTCATCAACGATCGTCTTGATGTGGCCTTGGCCGTCGATGCCGACGGTGTTCATGTCGGCCAAGATGATATGCCTGTCTCTGTTGTGCGTGAATGGATCGGGCCCTCAAAAATTGTCGGGTTGTCCGTGAACACCATTGAACAGGCAATAGAAGCTACTGGTTTAGGAGTGGACTACCTTGGAGTAGGACCTGTGTTCCCCACCGTGACCAAAGCCGATGCGAAAACACCGCTTGGCCCCGAAGGGCTCGCTGACATGCGTACACGTGTCGATCTCCCGTTGGTCGGCATTGGAGGCATAACGGTCGCGAATGCTGCGGAAGTTATTCGGGCCGGAGCGGTAGGCGTTGCTGTTGTATCGGCGATATGTTCGGCAAGCTCTCCAGCTCAAGCGTCCGCTCAGTTGCGAGACGCTGTCGATTTGGGCCCCCCCAACTGA
- a CDS encoding ABC transporter ATP-binding protein, which translates to MSSEFHPYNANMVLGSTAATQGAPVIQVSHVTKEYQTGDDRISVLRDINLDVCAGEIVAIMGPSGSGKSTLLFILGIFQEPTSGGYTVAGHDVLSLTRSEQAIFRRETIGYVFQSCDLLDNSTVYENLELPLIYAGVRRRERSSRIKEALHMVNLEHRIRQPSNRLSGGEKQRVAIARALVNRPAFILADEPTGQLDRENSKRIMDFFNKITEDSQTAMIVVTHDATTAERCTRQCVLADGVLNEYRHA; encoded by the coding sequence ATGAGTAGTGAGTTTCATCCGTATAATGCCAATATGGTCCTTGGTTCGACTGCGGCGACACAAGGAGCACCTGTTATTCAGGTCAGCCATGTCACCAAAGAATATCAAACTGGTGATGATCGCATCAGCGTGCTTCGTGATATCAACCTCGATGTCTGTGCCGGTGAGATTGTCGCAATCATGGGGCCATCAGGTTCGGGAAAATCGACCTTGTTGTTTATTCTTGGCATTTTTCAAGAGCCGACGAGTGGAGGCTACACGGTTGCCGGACACGATGTTTTATCCTTGACTCGATCCGAACAGGCTATCTTTCGCCGTGAAACTATTGGATATGTTTTTCAAAGCTGTGACTTGCTCGACAATTCGACGGTGTATGAAAATTTGGAGTTGCCGTTGATATATGCTGGAGTTCGTCGGCGTGAGCGTTCTTCACGGATTAAAGAAGCGCTGCATATGGTCAATCTCGAACACCGCATTCGGCAGCCTTCCAACCGTCTGTCCGGTGGGGAGAAGCAACGCGTGGCCATTGCCCGAGCGCTGGTCAATCGTCCTGCTTTTATTTTGGCGGACGAACCGACTGGGCAGCTTGACCGGGAAAATAGCAAACGGATAATGGACTTTTTCAACAAAATCACAGAGGATTCCCAAACCGCAATGATTGTGGTGACCCACGATGCTACTACTGCCGAACGTTGTACTCGGCAGTGTGTTCTTGCGGACGGGGTTCTTAATGAATACAGGCATGCCTAA
- a CDS encoding TolC family protein has translation MKKHGQQPSVFPNGARRVEKRHGRFALSIWCIMAALITVGAVCMLSPAVASDLSVDPANRYSAKNILKHLGDIDPNSPQAASRVDPSTMNESDTSKSEPETPKQLADDVLDSDAEVLADAKADMEAEVKADMEKQSKVKSTSSSEKKKNRFMANKSDPDEETSKVELVTDGKIRDRDPEADKTVRYSTIKQPADFNECVRVALTQSPLLVKSALEIETKRLDEQDAFFQFIPTFQVVTTYYFSQPALVDKNEEENRKPYSLTFSTLSYNPILNYFEVETRRAYTKLAMVEHMKVIEEALKALGNDFLQLAMLKEQLDLTKAKQNDALRNLEYYKTRQGLGHVSQLDVQIAETKLDLARNEEQKLKTANRVILDHLKYIIGVPFVQKLKLNLDNAADQVLENFDPLEVTDELIMRNSYDLREVKVKRDLQEKNIALSYVKFVPTFDFGIRSLDTLSDSSAYEDGAENQVYPFVTFTLPMDWLTKGRDVARQYKKLEQLDASAKSTEYELISTLQNSFTQLGTANSNLGYYETQLKLAQLNLERSRYMYDAGEYSFDQVYGQQDALNGAKANLLSAKLEREKALLNLRFLSGELRTRYVNESIREKL, from the coding sequence ATGAAGAAACATGGTCAGCAGCCTTCTGTTTTCCCGAATGGAGCACGAAGAGTCGAAAAACGACACGGTCGTTTTGCGCTTTCGATATGGTGCATAATGGCCGCTCTTATCACTGTCGGCGCGGTGTGTATGCTGTCTCCGGCAGTCGCGTCTGATCTTTCCGTGGATCCGGCCAATCGCTATTCTGCCAAAAATATTTTGAAGCACTTGGGAGATATCGACCCGAACTCTCCTCAAGCTGCATCTCGTGTCGATCCCTCGACCATGAATGAATCCGATACTTCGAAGAGTGAGCCCGAAACACCGAAGCAACTTGCCGATGACGTATTGGACTCGGATGCCGAAGTCCTGGCTGATGCCAAGGCCGATATGGAAGCTGAGGTCAAGGCCGATATGGAAAAGCAGAGCAAAGTGAAATCGACCTCCTCGTCGGAAAAGAAAAAAAATCGATTCATGGCAAATAAGTCCGATCCGGATGAGGAAACAAGTAAAGTAGAACTCGTCACTGACGGGAAAATTCGTGATAGAGATCCCGAGGCAGATAAAACCGTACGGTATTCCACTATCAAGCAACCGGCGGACTTTAATGAGTGTGTCCGTGTCGCCCTGACACAGTCACCACTTCTCGTCAAAAGTGCTTTGGAAATTGAAACGAAACGTCTCGACGAACAGGATGCTTTTTTTCAGTTTATTCCGACGTTTCAAGTTGTCACCACCTACTACTTCTCTCAGCCGGCGCTCGTTGACAAAAACGAGGAGGAAAATCGAAAGCCGTATAGCCTGACGTTTTCCACGCTTTCGTACAATCCGATACTGAATTACTTTGAGGTTGAGACCCGTCGAGCCTATACCAAGCTTGCCATGGTCGAACACATGAAAGTTATTGAAGAAGCCTTGAAGGCGCTTGGAAATGACTTTCTTCAATTGGCCATGCTTAAAGAGCAGCTTGATCTGACAAAAGCAAAGCAGAACGATGCGTTGCGCAACCTCGAATATTACAAAACTCGGCAGGGCCTCGGCCATGTGAGTCAGCTTGATGTACAAATCGCCGAAACCAAGCTCGATTTGGCGCGAAACGAAGAACAAAAGCTGAAGACAGCAAATCGAGTTATCCTTGATCATTTGAAATATATCATCGGCGTTCCCTTTGTTCAGAAACTGAAACTCAATCTCGACAACGCCGCGGATCAAGTCCTCGAAAACTTTGATCCCCTTGAAGTCACCGATGAATTGATCATGCGCAATTCCTACGATTTGCGTGAAGTCAAAGTGAAGCGCGATTTACAAGAAAAGAATATCGCTTTGTCGTATGTGAAGTTCGTTCCTACTTTTGACTTCGGGATTCGGTCACTCGATACGCTCTCTGATAGTAGCGCGTACGAGGATGGAGCCGAAAACCAAGTGTATCCTTTTGTGACGTTTACGCTCCCTATGGATTGGCTGACCAAAGGACGCGACGTTGCTAGGCAATACAAGAAACTGGAACAACTCGATGCTTCGGCCAAATCAACGGAGTATGAGTTGATTAGCACGTTGCAGAATTCTTTTACGCAACTTGGTACGGCGAATTCCAATTTGGGATACTATGAAACGCAACTTAAACTGGCCCAGCTGAACTTGGAACGATCCAGGTATATGTATGACGCTGGGGAATACAGTTTCGATCAAGTATACGGTCAGCAAGACGCGCTGAATGGTGCGAAAGCGAATCTCTTGAGCGCAAAGCTCGAGCGGGAGAAAGCCTTGCTGAATTTGCGTTTCCTCTCGGGAGAACTGCGAACCCGTTATGTCAACGAGTCCATCAGGGAGAAACTCTAA
- a CDS encoding aminotransferase class I/II-fold pyridoxal phosphate-dependent enzyme gives MKLRDRCRAIATIADGIKAQGMFPYFRPVGKSWGTEVEVAGKRLVMIGSNDYLGLSHDPRVKDASAQAVYRWGTGPGGSRFLSGNMELHQALEERLAAFVGKKKAVVHVTGFSANLGALKCLIGGDDLVVYDKESHASIIEGVLASKAKMVSFSHNDATHASKRVENHGKKTDGDIFLITEGVFSMSGDICNLAELVKIKEQQPDLIFYLDDAHGLGVLGDRGQGTAVHFGVVDKVDFIMGTFSKAMASIGGFIASDDIEVLEYIRHQSRTQIFSAALPAGNTAAVLACLDVLEVEPDRVARLHAVTDKMRRGYKDIGLRITESNSPIIPITIGPDDVAFAFSQALFDEGIFALPAIYPAVPRGEALIRTAYMSTHTDRQLDYVLDVLDKLSRKFRVRIGDGVYEAEAAKSDSENGKGRQSYL, from the coding sequence ATGAAGCTTAGGGATCGTTGTCGCGCAATCGCCACCATTGCTGATGGAATTAAGGCGCAAGGAATGTTTCCGTATTTCCGGCCTGTTGGAAAGTCTTGGGGAACGGAAGTGGAAGTGGCCGGAAAACGTTTGGTCATGATTGGTTCCAATGATTATCTTGGACTCTCTCACGACCCTCGCGTCAAGGATGCTTCCGCCCAGGCTGTATACCGATGGGGAACAGGACCGGGCGGATCACGTTTTCTGAGCGGAAATATGGAATTGCACCAAGCGCTTGAAGAACGTTTGGCAGCATTCGTCGGCAAGAAAAAAGCCGTGGTCCATGTGACCGGTTTCAGTGCCAATCTTGGCGCGCTCAAATGCCTTATCGGTGGTGATGATCTCGTTGTCTACGACAAAGAGTCTCACGCCAGCATTATCGAAGGCGTTCTTGCCTCCAAAGCCAAAATGGTGTCGTTCTCGCATAATGATGCGACACATGCGTCGAAGCGCGTAGAGAATCACGGCAAAAAGACCGATGGCGATATTTTTCTCATCACCGAAGGCGTGTTCAGCATGTCCGGTGACATTTGCAATCTCGCGGAACTCGTCAAGATCAAAGAACAACAACCTGATCTTATTTTTTATCTTGATGATGCTCATGGTTTAGGAGTGCTTGGCGACCGCGGCCAAGGGACGGCTGTCCACTTTGGCGTCGTCGACAAAGTGGACTTTATCATGGGAACCTTCAGTAAAGCGATGGCATCCATTGGAGGTTTTATTGCCTCGGATGATATAGAAGTTCTTGAATATATTCGACATCAATCCAGGACGCAGATTTTTTCGGCAGCACTGCCCGCGGGCAATACAGCGGCTGTGTTGGCGTGTCTTGACGTTCTCGAAGTTGAGCCTGATCGAGTTGCTCGTCTTCACGCTGTTACGGACAAAATGCGTCGTGGATATAAAGATATTGGGTTGCGGATTACGGAATCCAATTCTCCCATTATTCCCATTACCATCGGACCTGACGATGTGGCTTTTGCTTTCTCACAGGCACTTTTTGATGAAGGAATTTTCGCCTTGCCAGCCATCTATCCAGCTGTTCCCCGTGGTGAGGCACTCATTCGTACAGCGTACATGAGTACGCATACTGATCGTCAGCTTGACTATGTCCTGGATGTTCTTGATAAATTATCACGCAAATTCCGTGTACGCATCGGTGATGGAGTCTATGAAGCCGAGGCCGCCAAGTCGGATTCCGAGAATGGAAAAGGACGTCAATCCTACCTGTGA